In Primulina huaijiensis isolate GDHJ02 chromosome 6, ASM1229523v2, whole genome shotgun sequence, a single window of DNA contains:
- the LOC140979984 gene encoding uncharacterized protein has protein sequence MAESSPQIQERSKDFEEDMATPDVQNVGMKIQRGADMYKAYGGIEEKPTRGEILIWYLYGLCSYFVHTVLIPIVFPLIISQTVPGAPEPDQGWLKSHKGLKCKQTEMQLYEGLVYRAVEVGSLNFSPLQWTSISWITGLILSAPILGLVSVNLDYGHNQQLIAGAATGIGALFCLPAGFFKKSWIFPPYIAAIVAASTIVGATHARHLGLMIRGFTGSTIRKRQFADRRSFGSWLSLYSTAAGCLGAAIMASFTYHMLSQSDHFTALWVVSIFSGLTWGVGMIHIFSTNRATSSYTDSLSDSNPLIHVVSIFKYPQAAGSLAGVFLSSFTTTCVFAGGLLYAIGYLCIKAESILYLWLAYFMCPLLSLPLAHPLQQIMRADAEKMQLLGFILSTFTSGFGFYYKTSIWSTGSILVFAAIQGSSAGLLHAFGRVLWLDCSPVGKEGAFSVWFSWARALGACAGFALATVLPGNIGKTFGVSFCAGIIGMIIVIFGNISSFRGAKAAGHVIRSENSSPLHQHEDCSDYTKGSATMEDPTHRKVEV, from the exons ATGGCGGAAAGCAGCCCTCAGATTCAAGAAAGGTCGAAAGACTTCGAGGAGGATATGGCTACACCGGATGTTCAGAACGTGGGAATGAAAATTCAGAGAGGTGCAGATATGTATAAAGCGTATGGAGGAATAGAAGAGAAGCCAACTAGGGGAGAAATTCTTATTTGGTATTTGTATGGATTGTGCTCATATTTTGTTCATACCGTACTGATTCCTATTGTGTTCCCGCTGATCATCAGCCAAACGGTGCCTGGCGCACCTGAGCCGGATCAAGGTTGGTTGAAGAGCCATAAGGGTTTGAAGTGCAAGCAGACCGAAATGCAACT ATACGAAGGGTTGGTATACCGGGCGGTTGAAGTCGGTAGCCTGAATTTCTCCCCACTCCAATGGACTTCAATTTCTTGGATTACAGGACTCATTCTCTCAGCACCAATTCTTGGCCTTGTTTCAGTAAATCTTGACTATGGCCACAACCAACAGCTAATAGCAGGGGCAGCCACAG GCATCGGAGCCCTTTTCTGCCTCCCAGCTGGATTCTTCAAAAAGTCCTGGATCTTCCCACCATACATTGCTGCCATCGTGGCAGCAAGCACCATCGTAGGAGCCACCCATGCTCGCCACCTCGGCCTAATGATCCGCGGATTCACCGGCTCCACCATCCGTAAACGCCAGTTTGCCGACAGAAGATCATTTGGAAGCTGGCTATCTCTATACTCCACCGCAGCAGGATGCTTAGGAGCAGCCATAATGGCTTCTTTCACATATCACATGCTTAGCCAATCTGATCACTTTACTGCTTTGTGGGTTGTCTCGATTTTCAGTGGCCTCACATGGGGTGTAGGAATGATCCACATTTTCAGCACAAATAGAGCTACTTCAAGTTACACTGATTCACTATCGGATTCAAATCCCCTGATCCACGTTGTATCGATTTTCAAGTATCCTCAAGCAGCAGGGAGTCTTGCAggagtttttctctcatctttCACCACAACGTGCGTTTTTGCCGGAGGGTTGCTTTATGCAATAGGGTATCTATGCATAAAAGCTGAGAGTATTTTGTATCTTTGGTTAGCATATTTCATGTGCCCTTTGTTATCTCTCCCGTTGGCACATCCACTACAGCAAATTATGAGGGCAGATGCTGAGAAAATGCAGCTTCTTGGGTTCATATTATCGACATTCACTTCAGGGTTTGGATTCTATTATAAGACGAGCATTTGGAGCACAGGCAGCATTCTTGTTTTTGCTGCTATCCAAGGAAGTTCAGCAG GTCTGCTGCACGCATTCGGAAGAGTTCTGTGGCTGGACTGCTCACCGGTAGGCAAAGAAGGCGCGTTTTCGGTGTGGTTCTCGTGGGCTCGAGCTCTCGGAGCTTGCGCAGGATTCGCGTTAGCAACAGTCCTGCCTGGAAACATTGGAAAAACATTTGGAGTGTCATTTTGTGCTGGAATTATTGGAATGATCATTGTAATATTTGGAAACATAAGCAGTTTCAGAGGAGCCAAAGCTGCAGGACATGTGATCCGAAGTGAGAATTCTTCACCACTTCATCAACATGAAGATTGCAGTGATTATACGAAAGGATCAGCTACAATGGAGGATCCAACTCATCGGAAGGTCGAAGTTTGA